In Parasphingorhabdus halotolerans, a single window of DNA contains:
- a CDS encoding transglycosylase domain-containing protein, translated as MLDRTHPPSNRRLWYLPFGKRAPAETVFYEPYGSALPPHLQDEPLVPLKTPRGKWWWFSRAFAAMLFIFILLIAYLAITAPMSKSLQPIAPPQITLLTAGGQPIARNGAVVDEPVEIEKLPKHVVQAFLAIEDRRFYSHWGVDPRGLARAAWSNATGSSGTQGGSTITQQLAKVTFLTPERSLTRKAREMLIAFWLEARLSKDEILERYLSNVYFGDNVYGLRAASMHYYFRQPEKLKPEQAIMLAGLVQAPSRLAPTRNPDLAAKRAKLVKSAMVAAGYLTQDEADRLGNPRLDVRTKNSVPTGTYFADWAMPQARGLTDMSYEKLTLTTTLDDRLQEIARRVVARAPLGKAQVALVAMRPDGEVVAMIGGKNYGESPFNRVTQAKRQPGSTFKLFVWLAALRAGMMPDDIVDDTPITQGGYLPKNYGEKYRGQITLKEAFGRSSNVAAVRLWGQVGDKAVIREARNLGIKSKLAEDDPSLALGTSTMTLMELTAAFAGVAGNSWPVTPYAFEKDEQSWTEWLFDWPGRYGSSTHERMEDMMRYAVNSGTGRAARLSIPNYGKTGTSQNNRDALFVGYAGDGDKRLVVGIWVGNDDNKPLKGISGGGLPARIWKDFMRQAVLGAKPSRPSKPVKKPDPDGPIMPLDLPEIPEIPVGDSELRIDGREGVTLSTEVGGVPVNVRMGRDGVAVEQRRVDPEPEQ; from the coding sequence ATGCTCGACCGGACCCACCCCCCATCCAATAGACGCCTCTGGTACTTGCCGTTTGGCAAGCGTGCGCCTGCTGAAACCGTATTTTACGAACCTTACGGCAGCGCCCTGCCCCCGCATTTGCAGGACGAACCGCTCGTTCCTCTCAAAACACCTCGTGGCAAGTGGTGGTGGTTTTCGCGCGCGTTTGCCGCGATGCTTTTTATTTTCATTTTGCTGATTGCTTATCTTGCGATTACCGCGCCGATGTCGAAATCTTTGCAACCTATTGCGCCGCCACAGATTACGCTTCTAACCGCAGGCGGTCAACCGATTGCCCGCAATGGCGCGGTGGTAGATGAGCCGGTGGAAATCGAGAAATTGCCCAAACATGTCGTACAGGCGTTTCTCGCAATTGAAGACCGGCGCTTTTATTCGCATTGGGGCGTTGATCCGCGCGGGTTAGCGCGCGCGGCGTGGAGCAATGCGACCGGCAGCAGCGGCACGCAAGGCGGCAGCACGATCACCCAGCAACTCGCGAAAGTTACGTTTCTGACGCCCGAACGCAGCCTCACCCGAAAAGCGCGCGAAATGCTGATTGCGTTCTGGTTGGAAGCACGGCTCTCGAAAGATGAAATTCTCGAGCGCTATCTTTCAAATGTTTATTTCGGTGACAATGTTTACGGCTTGCGCGCGGCCTCAATGCATTATTATTTCCGCCAACCGGAGAAACTGAAGCCAGAGCAAGCAATCATGCTGGCCGGGCTAGTTCAAGCGCCATCGCGGCTAGCGCCAACTCGCAATCCGGACCTTGCCGCGAAGCGTGCGAAGCTAGTAAAATCTGCCATGGTCGCAGCGGGTTATCTGACACAGGATGAAGCCGATAGGCTTGGCAATCCAAGGCTCGACGTGCGCACAAAAAATTCAGTCCCGACCGGCACCTATTTTGCCGACTGGGCAATGCCGCAAGCGCGCGGACTCACCGATATGAGCTATGAAAAGCTCACCCTTACCACGACGCTGGATGATAGATTGCAGGAAATCGCCCGCCGCGTGGTAGCCAGGGCACCGCTCGGCAAAGCACAGGTCGCGCTCGTTGCGATGCGACCAGACGGCGAGGTCGTGGCAATGATTGGCGGCAAAAATTATGGCGAATCGCCTTTCAACCGCGTCACCCAAGCGAAGCGCCAGCCTGGCTCCACATTCAAGCTTTTTGTCTGGCTGGCTGCACTGCGTGCGGGAATGATGCCGGATGATATAGTAGATGATACGCCAATCACCCAAGGTGGGTATTTGCCAAAAAACTATGGGGAAAAATATCGCGGGCAAATAACGCTGAAGGAAGCGTTCGGGAGATCCAGTAACGTTGCTGCGGTCCGGCTTTGGGGACAAGTAGGTGACAAGGCTGTAATTCGCGAAGCCCGCAATCTGGGGATAAAATCTAAGCTTGCAGAGGATGACCCCAGCCTGGCCCTCGGCACGTCCACCATGACGCTGATGGAACTCACCGCTGCTTTTGCCGGTGTGGCTGGCAACAGCTGGCCGGTCACGCCTTATGCTTTCGAGAAGGACGAGCAAAGCTGGACCGAATGGCTGTTCGACTGGCCAGGTCGCTATGGCAGTAGCACCCATGAGAGGATGGAAGACATGATGCGCTATGCCGTCAATTCCGGCACAGGACGGGCGGCGCGCCTTTCGATTCCGAACTATGGCAAGACCGGAACCAGCCAGAATAATCGCGATGCGCTTTTTGTCGGCTATGCAGGTGACGGTGATAAACGTCTAGTAGTTGGCATATGGGTGGGCAATGATGATAATAAACCGCTCAAGGGTATCAGCGGTGGCGGCTTGCCAGCCCGCATCTGGAAAGATTTTATGCGGCAGGCAGTGCTCGGCGCAAAACCTTCCCGACCTTCAAAACCTGTCAAGAAACCGGATCCGGATGGACCGATAATGCCGCTCGATTTGCCTGAAATTCCCGAAATTCCGGTAGGCGATTCCGAACTTCGGATTGACGGAAGAGAAGGTGTTACCCTGTCTACCGAAGTGGGTGGCGTACCGGTTAATGTGAGGATGGGTCGCGACGGAGTAGCAGTCGAGCAGCGCAGGGTGGATCCTGAACCGGAACAGTAA
- the cobS gene encoding cobaltochelatase subunit CobS, translating to MTDIPNTHPSGSGETVMDAPDQTVDAREVFGIDLDMQIPAFSEKDERVPDLDPAYVFDQDTTAAILAGFAFNRRVMVQGYHGTGKSTHIEQVAARLNWPCIRINLDAHISRIDLVGRDAIVLKDGQQITEFREGLLPWALQTPTALVFDEYDAGRPDVMFVIQRVLETEGKLTLLDQNRVIRPNPYFRLFSTANTVGLGDTSGLYHGTQQINQGQMDRWNIVVTLNYLPAATEAKVILSKVPDTDDQTVENMIKVADLSRQGFINGDISTVMSPRTVISWAQNAAIFNNIGFAFRLSFLNKCDEAERMLVAEYYQRVFGEDLPESVVGK from the coding sequence ATGACCGACATACCCAATACCCACCCAAGCGGCAGCGGCGAAACCGTTATGGACGCACCGGATCAAACCGTCGATGCCCGCGAAGTATTTGGTATTGATCTTGACATGCAAATCCCCGCGTTCAGCGAGAAGGACGAACGCGTTCCTGATTTGGACCCCGCTTATGTGTTCGATCAGGATACCACTGCCGCGATCCTCGCCGGCTTTGCGTTTAACCGCCGGGTGATGGTGCAAGGCTATCACGGCACCGGAAAATCGACCCATATCGAACAAGTCGCCGCACGGCTCAACTGGCCCTGTATCCGGATCAACCTAGATGCGCATATCAGCCGGATCGACTTGGTTGGCCGCGATGCCATTGTCTTGAAAGATGGTCAGCAAATCACCGAATTCCGTGAAGGCTTACTGCCGTGGGCACTACAAACGCCGACCGCTTTGGTGTTTGATGAATATGATGCAGGACGTCCCGATGTGATGTTCGTAATCCAGCGCGTATTGGAAACTGAAGGCAAGCTGACCTTGCTCGACCAGAATCGCGTGATTCGCCCTAACCCCTATTTCCGGCTTTTCTCGACCGCAAATACCGTCGGCCTTGGCGACACCAGCGGGCTCTATCATGGCACGCAACAGATTAACCAAGGTCAGATGGATCGTTGGAACATCGTGGTCACCTTGAATTATCTTCCTGCCGCAACCGAAGCGAAGGTTATTTTGTCGAAAGTGCCTGACACCGATGACCAGACGGTGGAAAACATGATTAAAGTGGCCGATCTCTCCCGCCAAGGCTTTATTAACGGCGATATTTCGACCGTGATGAGTCCGCGGACGGTTATTAGCTGGGCGCAAAACGCCGCAATCTTCAACAATATCGGATTTGCGTTCCGGCTGAGCTTCCTCAACAAGTGCGACGAAGCAGAACGGATGCTCGTTGCCGAATATTACCAGCGCGTATTTGGTGAGGATTTGCCCGAGAGCGTGGTTGGGAAATAA